Proteins from a genomic interval of Candidatus Poribacteria bacterium:
- a CDS encoding cytochrome c — protein MKKLSLFTICLIVLVGSWVVLRFAIGGIVSVPIPGSVIAMYMGLIIIAILVHISVEDSLFREFLRPIRETLVEDKRRVRRRVIAVLIPLFLLGYTYSIIAQRANPPGSPRDAHPSPPLELTYKDEVIGTMQDVVNPFRHYEKDDPEAFKAHVENGRRVYYQNCFYCHGDHLDGQGHFAPHLQPLPANFQDPGIIPNFQESFFFWRIAKGGPGLPAAGTPWDSAMPIWENYLTKDEIWDVILFLSEYTGYQPRTFGEAH, from the coding sequence ATGAAAAAGCTGTCACTCTTCACAATATGTCTCATAGTTCTGGTAGGTTCTTGGGTAGTCCTGCGGTTTGCCATTGGTGGCATCGTCTCAGTGCCGATACCGGGCAGCGTGATTGCGATGTATATGGGGTTGATTATAATCGCGATCTTGGTGCATATTTCCGTTGAGGATTCACTCTTTCGGGAATTTTTGCGCCCTATCCGTGAAACGCTCGTTGAGGACAAACGTCGAGTCCGCCGCCGCGTTATCGCGGTGTTAATCCCGTTGTTCCTGCTCGGTTATACCTATTCGATTATCGCCCAGCGCGCGAATCCTCCTGGAAGCCCGCGTGATGCACACCCATCGCCGCCGCTTGAATTAACCTATAAAGATGAGGTTATCGGCACGATGCAAGATGTCGTGAATCCGTTCCGGCATTATGAAAAAGATGATCCGGAGGCGTTCAAAGCGCATGTTGAGAACGGCAGGCGCGTCTACTACCAAAACTGCTTTTACTGCCATGGGGATCACCTGGATGGGCAGGGGCATTTCGCACCGCACCTCCAACCGCTTCCTGCTAATTTCCAAGATCCGGGGATTATTCCTAACTTCCAAGAGTCTTTCTTTTTTTGGCGGATCGCAAAGGGGGGACCGGGATTACCGGCAGCTGGCACACCTTGGGATTCGGCGATGCCTATCTGGGAGAACTACTTGACAAAAGACGAAATTTGGGACGTGATTCTCTTTCTATCCGAATACACCGGCTATCAGCCACGAACCTTTGGGGAGGCACACTAA
- a CDS encoding c-type cytochrome, whose product MKTRNVTLLMLVLGLLCAVMSAHAQNAPEASEKGKEVYDESCAHCHGTEGRGDGSAAENLLPRPRDFTRGLYKIRSTESGQLPTDQDLFDIITIGMPGSSMPGWETSLSADERWEVVAYIKTFYDGFKEGEAPREIGLDGKISYAEQSVEIGKGLYVELGCVECHGNVGRGDGTSAPTLTDEWGFQTWPANLAQSWNFRGGADTEAIFKRFIGGIAGSPMPAFEGDSFLHFGLTVEESKRLTELENKDELTEAEEAESEKFYEKMDVAVDLALNRTEGIELTAAEQQTYDDAMQVVYEKSWHLANYVKSLAPEKRPEPAIGKNVLRSQYIQDALPGIEDAVWETLQARHFPLVGQVVIEPRQFNPTIDSVDVKSFYNDTEVVFLFTWDDRTHTTGDDTDETTGKPLEDALAIQFPVKVPQGPTAPKPYFLWGGRLPVYLWHWKASTPEQVTELTAKGINAAEVQEAQGALQVQGVYTDGQYKLWVKRALKTDDKKDLQLDPGVFVPIAFSAWDGANGDVDAKRVVSSWYTFVLEPVPSSRRFVYPPLIAILSLGLLFGLRAAVQRRNSVS is encoded by the coding sequence ATGAAAACCAGAAATGTAACTCTCCTGATGCTGGTCTTGGGATTGCTGTGTGCTGTTATGTCAGCGCACGCTCAGAATGCTCCAGAGGCTTCTGAGAAAGGGAAAGAGGTATATGACGAGAGCTGCGCCCACTGCCACGGCACCGAAGGACGAGGTGACGGTTCTGCCGCTGAAAATCTCCTGCCGAGACCGAGGGATTTCACACGCGGTTTGTATAAGATTCGATCTACAGAGAGCGGGCAACTCCCGACGGATCAAGACCTCTTTGACATTATTACCATAGGGATGCCCGGATCGTCAATGCCCGGTTGGGAAACCTCCCTAAGTGCCGACGAGCGTTGGGAAGTTGTGGCATATATCAAAACCTTTTACGATGGGTTTAAAGAGGGGGAAGCACCCCGGGAAATCGGTCTGGACGGTAAAATCTCTTACGCTGAGCAGAGCGTGGAAATTGGAAAGGGACTTTATGTTGAACTCGGTTGTGTGGAATGCCACGGTAATGTTGGACGGGGTGATGGCACGTCCGCACCTACGTTGACGGATGAATGGGGGTTCCAGACGTGGCCCGCGAATCTGGCACAAAGTTGGAATTTCCGAGGGGGCGCTGACACTGAAGCCATTTTCAAACGATTCATCGGCGGAATCGCAGGTTCACCCATGCCAGCATTTGAAGGTGATAGTTTCCTGCATTTCGGATTGACGGTGGAAGAATCCAAACGGCTCACCGAATTGGAAAACAAAGATGAACTGACAGAGGCAGAGGAAGCGGAATCCGAGAAGTTTTACGAGAAAATGGATGTCGCTGTTGACCTCGCACTCAATCGAACAGAAGGCATAGAACTGACCGCGGCTGAGCAGCAGACATACGATGACGCGATGCAGGTCGTCTATGAAAAGAGTTGGCATTTAGCGAACTACGTTAAATCTCTCGCGCCTGAAAAACGTCCGGAACCTGCGATCGGAAAAAACGTCCTCCGCTCACAATACATTCAAGACGCGCTACCCGGAATAGAGGATGCCGTGTGGGAAACGCTTCAAGCCAGGCACTTTCCTCTCGTTGGACAGGTCGTCATTGAACCTCGACAGTTCAATCCAACAATTGATTCTGTGGACGTCAAATCGTTTTATAACGACACGGAAGTGGTGTTCCTCTTCACGTGGGATGATCGGACACACACGACTGGCGACGACACCGACGAGACGACTGGGAAACCCCTTGAGGACGCGTTGGCGATTCAATTTCCGGTGAAGGTGCCACAAGGTCCGACCGCACCGAAGCCTTATTTCTTATGGGGCGGTAGGTTACCCGTCTATCTCTGGCACTGGAAAGCCTCCACCCCGGAGCAGGTAACCGAGCTTACCGCTAAGGGAATCAACGCTGCCGAAGTTCAGGAAGCACAAGGGGCGTTACAAGTGCAGGGTGTTTACACAGATGGACAGTACAAATTGTGGGTAAAACGTGCCTTGAAGACCGATGACAAAAAGGACTTGCAACTTGACCCGGGGGTCTTTGTGCCTATCGCCTTCTCCGCATGGGATGGCGCGAACGGCGATGTTGATGCGAAACGGGTCGTCTCCAGTTGGTATACTTTTGTACTTGAACCCGTTCCGTCTTCAAGACGGTTCGTTTATCCGCCTTTGATTGCGATTCTCTCTCTCGGCTTGCTCTTCGGTTTACGGGCAGCCGTTCAACGGAGAAATTCAGTTTCCTAA
- a CDS encoding c-type cytochrome: protein MSRDTLIKIASLILMVVSFIAYIAGASAFPVASENLLPWSVWFLISVIVNIVLWSNVMKLLTFSLAVIWFYAFVAGLVPESSTAVNLTSLDWSDPDAVAEQGALVFNGKGQCAACHTVDPSAPPGRCPDLTDIGINAASRVPGTDAKTYLIESLYEPHKYLVPGYGKIMPEIWKPPIALSKLEIEAVIAYLQSLGGEIDPTPFDEPIDRADAGTIAAALPPLLTGDPELGKKVFVTAACISCHAVTGIESPAAGETTDFEVVTAPDLSEIAAFNDMRYLEESVLVPGAQIVSGYGAVIVRANGTTYQGTLVSQDTERIVVRTKTADGVEEEHTLLLTELDDEPIEELSNLQARGYFTLTLTPTDSDAPVSGEIVSETDDTVTLKIGGEDRSFSKTDVKSQMTVITFDGDEIVGDYVSGSMDDDEIVLIVDGSEEIFDTFDLEEATFTRASGKKLLVTSPMPENFPLLLSVSDMSNLLSFLSTLTGATAEAAPAETDDASAE, encoded by the coding sequence ATGTCAAGGGATACGCTGATAAAAATCGCGAGTCTCATCTTAATGGTGGTGAGTTTCATCGCCTATATTGCCGGGGCATCGGCGTTTCCGGTCGCCTCAGAGAACTTGTTACCGTGGTCGGTTTGGTTTCTCATTTCGGTGATTGTAAATATCGTTTTGTGGTCGAACGTCATGAAGTTGTTGACGTTTTCGCTTGCCGTGATATGGTTTTACGCCTTCGTCGCGGGGCTGGTCCCGGAAAGTTCCACAGCGGTGAATCTGACATCACTGGATTGGAGCGACCCAGACGCAGTCGCTGAGCAAGGTGCCTTGGTGTTTAATGGAAAGGGGCAGTGTGCCGCATGTCATACCGTTGATCCATCGGCACCACCAGGAAGGTGTCCGGATCTCACAGACATCGGCATTAACGCCGCCAGTCGCGTCCCAGGCACGGATGCCAAAACCTATCTCATCGAATCGCTTTATGAACCTCACAAATATCTTGTGCCCGGATACGGCAAAATTATGCCAGAGATTTGGAAGCCACCCATCGCTCTCTCTAAATTAGAGATTGAGGCAGTTATCGCTTACCTCCAGAGCCTCGGTGGTGAGATTGACCCAACACCCTTTGATGAACCGATAGATCGGGCGGATGCGGGGACAATCGCTGCAGCACTTCCACCCCTGCTGACGGGGGATCCCGAACTCGGCAAAAAGGTATTTGTGACTGCGGCGTGTATCTCGTGCCACGCTGTGACGGGTATAGAAAGTCCAGCTGCAGGTGAGACTACAGATTTTGAAGTCGTCACTGCACCCGACCTCTCTGAAATTGCCGCCTTTAACGACATGCGGTATCTTGAGGAGTCGGTCTTGGTGCCCGGCGCACAAATCGTAAGCGGTTACGGTGCCGTTATCGTCCGTGCGAACGGAACAACCTATCAAGGCACCCTTGTCTCGCAGGACACAGAACGGATTGTCGTCCGAACCAAAACGGCGGATGGTGTTGAAGAGGAGCATACCCTTTTATTGACCGAACTCGACGATGAGCCGATTGAAGAACTGAGCAACCTGCAAGCGAGAGGTTATTTTACGTTGACACTAACGCCTACGGATTCAGATGCCCCCGTAAGCGGGGAAATCGTTTCGGAAACCGATGACACCGTGACGCTTAAGATCGGTGGCGAGGATCGGTCCTTTTCCAAGACAGACGTGAAAAGCCAGATGACGGTTATCACTTTTGATGGCGATGAAATTGTTGGCGACTACGTTTCAGGCTCCATGGATGACGACGAAATCGTCCTCATCGTTGACGGGAGTGAAGAAATCTTTGATACATTTGATCTTGAGGAAGCGACCTTTACCCGTGCCTCCGGAAAGAAATTGCTGGTTACATCGCCGATGCCCGAAAATTTCCCACTACTGTTATCGGTATCGGATATGAGCAATTTGCTCTCCTTCTTAAGCACACTCACTGGCGCGACAGCGGAAGCAGCACCAGCAGAGACAGATGACGCTTCCGCCGAATAA